The following are from one region of the Paenibacillus sp. JZ16 genome:
- a CDS encoding proline--tRNA ligase — protein sequence MRQSQLLMTTMRDVPSEAEALSHQWMLRGGYIRQTAAGIYSYLPLGWRVLRKIEAIIRQEMDASGGQEMLMPAVQPAELWKESGRYDVYGSELIRLHDRHNREFVLGPTHEEVITSIVRQEISSYRKLPVNLYQIQNKYRDERRPRFGLLRGREFLMKDAYSFDRNWGGLDVSYRNMYETYERIFRRCGLTFRAVEADAGAIGGQGETHEFMALADIGEDTVVSCTDCSYAANLERAESAVSAEPAGRESVKTDGSSVIERVITPDVKSIQELTDFLQVGPEQLIKTLIYHVDGERVAVLVRGDREANEAKVKSYLEAELAELASAEEVMQATGAPVGFAGPVGLTLKVLVDSEVAAMAEGITGANQGDTHLKGVRPGHDFSLEHTGDFRNVTEGEPCPRCGAPLQFHRGIELGHVFKLGTKYSEAMNAMYLDSDGREKPLIMGCYGIGVSRVMSAIAEQCISDERLVWPMSVAPFKVHIIPVAVKDEIQMKLAEHIYSELNKAGLEPLLDDRDERAGVKFKDADLAGAPMRLIVGRGAVNGEVEWMGEDGIKITLPAEEAIQRSREEIDRQLK from the coding sequence ATGCGGCAAAGCCAATTATTGATGACAACGATGCGTGATGTGCCTTCCGAGGCGGAGGCACTGAGCCATCAATGGATGCTCCGCGGCGGCTATATCCGTCAAACGGCAGCAGGAATCTATTCGTATCTGCCGCTGGGATGGCGGGTCTTGCGAAAGATCGAAGCTATTATTCGGCAGGAAATGGATGCCTCCGGCGGACAGGAAATGCTCATGCCCGCTGTTCAGCCCGCCGAGCTGTGGAAGGAATCGGGCAGGTACGATGTTTACGGTTCGGAACTCATCAGGCTGCATGACCGCCATAATCGGGAGTTCGTGCTTGGACCAACCCATGAAGAAGTGATTACGTCCATCGTTCGCCAAGAGATTTCTTCGTACCGGAAGCTGCCAGTCAACCTGTACCAAATTCAGAACAAATATCGGGATGAGCGGCGTCCGCGTTTTGGTCTGCTGCGGGGGCGTGAATTCCTGATGAAGGATGCGTATTCCTTTGATCGGAACTGGGGAGGCCTGGATGTGTCCTACCGGAACATGTATGAAACGTATGAACGAATCTTTAGACGCTGTGGCCTGACGTTCCGGGCGGTGGAAGCCGATGCGGGTGCCATTGGCGGACAAGGGGAAACCCATGAGTTTATGGCACTGGCGGATATAGGCGAGGATACCGTTGTTTCCTGTACCGATTGCAGTTATGCTGCGAATCTCGAGCGAGCGGAGTCTGCGGTTTCAGCTGAGCCTGCAGGAAGAGAATCCGTAAAGACAGACGGAAGCTCAGTTATAGAACGGGTAATAACTCCCGATGTGAAGAGCATTCAGGAATTGACTGACTTCCTGCAAGTCGGTCCGGAGCAATTGATCAAGACGCTGATTTACCACGTGGATGGAGAACGGGTTGCGGTGCTTGTCCGGGGAGACCGCGAAGCAAACGAGGCAAAGGTGAAGTCTTACCTAGAGGCAGAACTCGCGGAATTAGCGAGCGCCGAAGAGGTGATGCAGGCGACGGGAGCCCCGGTCGGGTTTGCGGGACCGGTAGGTCTAACCCTGAAGGTATTGGTCGATTCCGAAGTAGCAGCTATGGCAGAGGGGATCACCGGTGCTAACCAGGGGGATACCCATCTGAAGGGAGTCCGCCCAGGACATGATTTTTCGCTGGAACACACCGGCGATTTCCGAAATGTAACAGAAGGTGAACCTTGTCCGCGCTGCGGAGCTCCGCTTCAGTTTCATCGCGGGATCGAGCTTGGACATGTGTTCAAGCTGGGTACGAAGTACAGTGAGGCTATGAACGCCATGTACCTGGATTCCGACGGACGGGAGAAACCGCTGATCATGGGCTGCTACGGTATTGGCGTCTCCCGCGTCATGTCCGCCATCGCCGAGCAGTGCATCTCGGATGAGCGGTTGGTCTGGCCGATGTCCGTGGCTCCGTTCAAGGTGCACATTATCCCGGTTGCGGTTAAGGATGAGATACAGATGAAACTGGCTGAACATATCTACAGCGAGCTGAATAAGGCTGGTCTGGAGCCGCTGTTGGATGACCGGGACGAACGGGCTGGCGTCAAGTTCAAGGATGCCGACCTTGCCGGCGCTCCGATGCGTCTGATCGTTGGACGCGGAGCCGTTAACGGAGAGGTCGAATGGATGGGCGAGGACGGAATCAAGATCACCCTGCCTGCCGAGGAAGCCATCCAGCGCTCACGCGAGGAGATAGACCGTCAGCTGAAGTGA
- a CDS encoding MBL fold metallo-hydrolase, which produces MNQEEKGNSPDIHHIEEHQLSQVKITLSNPLRWVNSYVLRGDDGVTIIDPGPRTSSSEQEWLAAMEQLGFEYSDIASVVLTHHHPDHYGLAGWFQERSGAKVWMSERAHREAMLMWGTDSTMDHELPVFFRQQGMPETKLSLLPEHLNGFFPQVTPQPEISFISEDLPFRMGSRIWVPVQTAGHAPGHLSFFHADSGVLLCGDAVLPQISPNVSLLPGSDAEPLALFLAGLRRLRELHVRTAYPGHRHPFTHFRERIETLLLHHEERLAAIAGMLSAAGRLTAFEVCTALFGEKLGIHQLRFAMCEALAHLAELARRGEAEEIENEDGMRYFSVRKQPHS; this is translated from the coding sequence ATGAATCAGGAAGAGAAGGGAAATAGCCCGGACATTCATCATATAGAAGAACATCAGCTCAGTCAGGTGAAGATTACATTGTCCAACCCTTTAAGATGGGTGAACAGCTATGTGCTGCGGGGGGATGACGGTGTGACCATCATCGATCCGGGGCCGCGAACGAGTTCCTCGGAGCAGGAATGGCTGGCGGCGATGGAGCAGCTCGGGTTCGAGTACAGCGACATCGCTTCGGTCGTGCTGACCCATCATCACCCGGATCACTATGGGCTTGCCGGGTGGTTTCAGGAGCGTTCGGGCGCCAAGGTGTGGATGTCAGAGCGGGCGCATCGGGAAGCGATGCTCATGTGGGGAACGGATTCCACAATGGATCACGAACTCCCGGTGTTCTTCCGGCAGCAGGGCATGCCGGAAACCAAGCTTTCCCTGCTGCCGGAGCATCTGAACGGCTTCTTCCCCCAAGTTACGCCGCAGCCGGAGATCTCGTTTATCAGCGAGGATCTGCCGTTCCGGATGGGCAGCCGGATATGGGTGCCGGTGCAAACGGCCGGCCATGCTCCGGGGCATCTGTCGTTCTTCCATGCAGACAGCGGCGTTCTGCTATGCGGCGATGCCGTGCTGCCGCAAATCTCGCCCAACGTGAGCCTGCTGCCCGGCAGCGACGCCGAGCCGCTGGCACTATTCCTCGCAGGGCTGCGCCGCCTGCGGGAGCTGCATGTCCGGACGGCGTACCCCGGACACCGCCACCCGTTCACGCATTTCCGTGAACGGATCGAGACGCTCCTCCTCCATCACGAGGAGCGCCTGGCCGCCATCGCCGGCATGCTGAGCGCTGCCGGCCGCCTAACCGCCTTCGAGGTCTGCACCGCCCTCTTCGGCGAGAAGCTCGGCATCCACCAGCTGCGCTTCGCCATGTGCGAAGCGCTGGCCCATCTCGCCGAGCTGGCCCGCCGCGGGGAGGCCGAGGAGATCGAAAACGAGGATGGAATGCGCTATTTTTCTGTACGGAAACAGCCGCATTCCTGA
- a CDS encoding glucose-1-phosphate adenylyltransferase, which produces MKKKDVVAMLLAGGQGKRLKGLTKTLAKPAVYFGGTYRIIDFPLSNCSHSGIDTVGVLTQYEPLVLHSYIGVGSDWDMDRLNGGVFVLPPHEREDGTTWYRGTADAIYRNLKFIDQYDPEHVLILSGDHIYKMDYDRMLTYHKEKDADCTISVIEVSLDEAKRFGMVNTDENCRIFEFEEKPAHPKSTTASMGVYLFRWKLLRSYLLRNAEHPDTSHDFGKDILPSMLADGKTLYAYPFEGYWKDVGTIESLWEANMDLLCEQPKLDLNDPLWRIYTRNPNQPAEYISPTGVVRNSMINEGCTVCGEVEHSVLFYGVEVGEGSVITDSVIMPKVRIGSHVRIHRAIITEDMIIQDHAVIGPPPEDPSRIVLASGQDEDVLKLLQSSSSSHNNQG; this is translated from the coding sequence ATGAAGAAAAAAGATGTGGTCGCTATGCTGCTCGCAGGAGGTCAGGGCAAACGGCTGAAGGGCCTCACGAAGACGCTCGCCAAGCCGGCTGTTTATTTTGGGGGTACATACCGGATCATTGATTTTCCGCTGAGCAACTGCTCCCATTCGGGAATCGACACGGTTGGGGTACTAACCCAGTATGAACCTCTGGTTCTGCATTCTTACATTGGCGTAGGAAGCGATTGGGACATGGACCGGTTGAATGGGGGCGTATTCGTGCTTCCGCCCCATGAACGCGAGGACGGGACGACCTGGTACCGCGGGACGGCAGATGCGATTTATCGGAATCTTAAGTTTATTGATCAGTACGATCCCGAGCACGTTTTGATTTTGTCGGGAGATCACATCTATAAGATGGATTATGACCGTATGCTGACTTATCACAAGGAGAAGGATGCCGATTGCACCATCTCCGTCATCGAGGTGAGCCTGGACGAAGCGAAGCGGTTCGGCATGGTGAATACGGATGAGAACTGCCGGATTTTCGAGTTCGAGGAGAAGCCTGCGCATCCGAAGAGTACGACGGCATCCATGGGCGTTTATCTGTTTCGCTGGAAGCTGTTGCGATCCTATTTACTGCGGAATGCGGAGCATCCGGATACGAGCCATGATTTTGGCAAAGACATTCTGCCGAGCATGCTGGCGGACGGCAAAACGCTGTACGCTTATCCGTTCGAAGGGTACTGGAAGGACGTCGGCACCATCGAGAGCCTATGGGAAGCCAATATGGATCTGCTCTGCGAGCAGCCCAAGCTGGACTTGAATGATCCGCTGTGGCGCATTTACACCCGGAACCCGAATCAGCCGGCAGAGTATATTTCTCCAACCGGCGTCGTCCGGAACAGCATGATTAACGAGGGCTGCACCGTGTGCGGCGAGGTAGAACATTCGGTCCTCTTTTATGGCGTGGAGGTAGGGGAAGGCAGTGTCATTACCGATTCCGTCATTATGCCCAAGGTGCGCATCGGTAGCCATGTACGAATACACCGGGCGATTATCACTGAGGACATGATCATTCAAGATCATGCCGTCATTGGTCCCCCTCCTGAAGATCCATCCCGGATTGTGCTTGCAAGCGGTCAAGATGAAGACGTCCTGAAGCTGCTTCAATCGTCGTCTTCGTCCCATAATAATCAAGGTTAG
- the glgD gene encoding glucose-1-phosphate adenylyltransferase subunit GlgD, whose translation MRELMGIINLEHERDVLSELTYYRCGAAVPFAGRYRLIDFVMSNMMHAGIEDIALFVRRKYRSLMDHLGEGRPWDMHRKRGGLFILPPDWNDEADVSAGELRHIYNNLDFFERGSAKHIVHSGSQHISTVDFNEVYEYHLEQGADVTLVYTKVTAPREEHRSCVRLDVDEDGMVKDIHYDHKHDAVYMEMFVMEKARFLEMADHCIAHGGSHFFRDAIMRNRHKLNIAGYEYLGYHAVINSLESYYRTSMNLLNPKTYNSLFRKQAVHTKIKYEVPAKYLNSADVSNALVANGCQIDGEVKNSILFRGVQVKRGASIHNSIIMQKCVIGENVRLENVILDKDVMISRDHKLQGDFRKPFVIAKDISI comes from the coding sequence ATGAGAGAACTCATGGGTATTATTAATTTGGAGCATGAACGGGATGTATTGAGTGAATTGACATATTACCGGTGCGGGGCCGCTGTGCCTTTTGCGGGGAGGTACCGCCTGATCGACTTCGTGATGTCCAATATGATGCATGCGGGCATCGAGGATATTGCGCTGTTTGTTCGCAGGAAATACCGGTCCCTGATGGATCATCTGGGCGAAGGCAGGCCTTGGGATATGCATCGCAAGCGGGGCGGCCTGTTCATACTTCCGCCGGATTGGAACGATGAAGCCGATGTGTCCGCCGGCGAGCTGCGGCATATTTATAACAATCTCGATTTTTTTGAGCGGGGATCCGCGAAGCATATCGTGCATTCCGGCAGCCAGCATATAAGCACCGTCGATTTCAATGAGGTATACGAATACCATTTGGAGCAGGGCGCCGACGTGACGCTTGTTTATACAAAAGTAACTGCACCACGGGAAGAGCACCGTTCCTGTGTTCGCCTCGATGTCGATGAGGACGGCATGGTCAAGGATATTCATTACGATCACAAGCATGATGCGGTATACATGGAGATGTTTGTGATGGAGAAAGCGCGGTTTCTGGAGATGGCCGACCACTGCATCGCCCATGGGGGCAGCCATTTCTTCCGGGACGCGATCATGCGTAACCGGCACAAGCTGAACATTGCGGGATATGAATACCTCGGCTATCATGCGGTGATCAATTCGCTTGAGAGCTATTACCGTACCAGCATGAACCTGCTGAATCCTAAAACGTACAACAGCTTGTTTCGCAAGCAGGCTGTCCACACCAAGATCAAGTATGAGGTTCCCGCTAAATATTTGAATTCGGCCGATGTGAGCAATGCACTGGTGGCCAACGGCTGCCAGATCGACGGGGAAGTAAAGAATAGCATTCTGTTTCGCGGAGTACAGGTAAAACGAGGCGCAAGCATCCATAACTCCATCATCATGCAAAAATGCGTCATTGGCGAGAATGTGAGGCTGGAGAACGTCATACTCGATAAAGATGTGATGATCTCGCGGGATCATAAGCTTCAAGGGGATTTTCGCAAACCTTTTGTCATCGCCAAGGACATCTCGATTTGA
- a CDS encoding glycogen/starch/alpha-glucan phosphorylase, whose protein sequence is MFNNKETFKQVFTEQLVSRLGKGLEEATAEDVYKTLGGMIREYVGREWAAANRIYRDTGQKQVYYFSLEFLIGRLMGNNLLNLGVLGMVRSGLLDLGWNLDEIEEQEPDAGLGNGGLGRLAACFLDSLASLSYAGHGCGIRYKYGLFEQKIIDGHQVELPDNWLQRGNVWEERRADKAVEVRFWGRVEVDVQEGRTVFHTMDYERVLAVPYDVPVIGYGEGQVNTLRLWSAESASDISRIRSAHHHNSYYKFLEYNRSVESISEFLYPDDSAYEGKLLRLKQQYFLCSAGVQSILRTFDKLGRSYHELPEHVAIHINDTHPTLVIPELMRILIDDKGFGWEEAWDITSRTVSYTNHTLLSEALEKWPAGMVRELLPRIYMMIEEINKRFCGMLLERYPGDHERISQLAIIESDQIRMANLAIVGSYHVNGVAALHTELLKTQVMKPHYELYPERFSNKTNGITHRRWLMHSNPGLSQLICDGIGDSWITDPHQLIQLKGLKTDSAFQLGIQRIKRNNKERLADYIANKQGIVINPDSIFDVHVKRLHGYKRQLLNILRVMHAYNEIKDQPSADRVPRTVIFGAKAAPGYYLAKSIIKLINVVAEVVNKDPQVNDKLQVLFLENYSVSLAEKIIPAADVSEQISTAGKEASGTGNMKFMLNGALTIGTLDGANVEMFELLGHENMFLFGLKLEEVLEYYRTGAYVSRERYEQDPRIARVLNQLISSGPFCCHELEFGQILQSLLDHNDEFFVLADFASYVATQSEIDRAYLNTGAWTEKSIINMAHSGHFSSDNTIHRYASDIWNVSPVMVGANR, encoded by the coding sequence TTGTTTAACAACAAGGAAACATTCAAGCAGGTCTTTACGGAGCAGTTGGTGAGTCGGTTGGGGAAGGGACTTGAGGAAGCGACAGCTGAGGATGTATACAAAACACTCGGCGGCATGATCCGGGAGTATGTCGGACGGGAATGGGCGGCCGCCAATCGGATATACCGGGATACCGGGCAGAAGCAGGTATATTATTTCTCGCTTGAATTTTTGATCGGGCGGTTAATGGGAAACAATCTGCTGAATTTGGGCGTGCTGGGTATGGTCCGCAGCGGCCTTTTGGACCTCGGGTGGAATTTGGATGAGATTGAGGAGCAGGAACCGGATGCAGGCCTTGGAAATGGGGGGCTCGGACGTCTAGCGGCATGTTTTCTCGATTCGTTGGCATCACTAAGCTATGCAGGCCACGGGTGCGGAATCCGGTATAAGTACGGATTGTTTGAACAGAAGATTATTGATGGCCACCAAGTCGAGCTGCCGGACAACTGGCTTCAGCGGGGCAACGTCTGGGAAGAACGGCGGGCTGACAAGGCGGTGGAAGTGCGCTTTTGGGGCCGCGTGGAGGTGGATGTGCAGGAGGGGCGAACCGTGTTTCACACGATGGATTATGAGCGGGTTCTGGCGGTACCTTACGACGTTCCGGTGATCGGGTACGGTGAGGGGCAGGTGAACACGCTGCGATTGTGGAGCGCCGAATCCGCTTCGGATATATCCAGAATCCGTTCGGCTCATCATCACAACAGCTATTATAAATTTTTGGAATATAACCGTTCGGTCGAATCGATATCGGAGTTTTTGTACCCGGATGATTCGGCTTACGAAGGCAAGCTCCTCCGGCTGAAGCAGCAGTACTTTCTCTGTTCCGCGGGCGTTCAGAGCATTCTCAGGACGTTCGACAAGCTGGGACGGTCCTATCATGAGCTGCCCGAGCATGTGGCCATTCATATCAATGATACGCATCCGACCTTGGTGATTCCGGAGCTGATGCGGATTCTTATCGACGATAAGGGTTTCGGTTGGGAGGAAGCCTGGGACATCACGAGCCGGACCGTTTCCTACACAAACCACACGCTGCTTAGCGAAGCTTTGGAGAAATGGCCGGCCGGCATGGTTCGTGAGCTACTGCCGCGCATTTACATGATGATCGAAGAGATCAATAAGCGGTTCTGCGGCATGCTGCTGGAACGCTATCCTGGCGACCATGAGCGCATATCGCAGCTTGCCATCATTGAAAGCGACCAGATCCGCATGGCCAATCTGGCAATTGTGGGCAGCTATCATGTAAACGGTGTGGCGGCGCTGCACACGGAACTGCTTAAGACACAGGTCATGAAACCGCATTATGAGCTGTATCCGGAGCGATTCAGCAACAAAACCAACGGGATTACCCACCGGCGCTGGTTGATGCACAGCAACCCCGGCCTGAGTCAATTGATATGCGATGGTATCGGCGATTCATGGATCACGGATCCGCATCAATTAATTCAGCTCAAGGGACTGAAGACCGATTCCGCCTTTCAGCTGGGGATTCAGCGGATCAAACGGAACAATAAAGAACGGCTTGCCGATTACATCGCGAATAAGCAAGGGATTGTCATTAATCCCGATTCCATATTCGATGTCCACGTGAAGCGGCTGCACGGCTATAAACGGCAATTGCTGAATATATTACGGGTGATGCACGCGTATAACGAGATTAAGGATCAGCCAAGCGCGGATCGCGTTCCCCGTACCGTCATTTTTGGGGCGAAGGCAGCACCGGGTTATTATCTGGCCAAAAGCATCATCAAACTCATTAATGTCGTTGCCGAAGTCGTGAATAAGGATCCGCAGGTCAATGACAAACTCCAGGTGCTGTTCCTGGAGAACTATTCGGTGTCTCTGGCGGAGAAGATTATCCCCGCAGCCGATGTGAGCGAGCAAATTTCCACGGCTGGCAAGGAGGCATCCGGCACGGGAAACATGAAGTTCATGTTGAACGGCGCTTTGACCATCGGCACGCTGGATGGGGCTAATGTGGAGATGTTCGAGCTGCTTGGCCATGAGAATATGTTCCTGTTCGGATTGAAGCTGGAGGAAGTGCTTGAGTATTACAGGACGGGAGCTTATGTATCCAGGGAGCGGTATGAGCAGGATCCCAGAATCGCCCGTGTGCTGAATCAGTTAATATCTTCAGGACCTTTCTGCTGTCACGAGTTGGAGTTTGGTCAGATTCTCCAGTCCCTGCTTGATCATAACGATGAGTTTTTTGTATTAGCGGACTTTGCCAGTTATGTGGCAACCCAGTCGGAGATCGATCGTGCTTATTTGAATACCGGAGCCTGGACCGAGAAATCGATAATAAATATGGCCCACTCCGGACATTTCTCCAGCGATAACACGATTCACCGTTATGCATCCGACATCTGGAATGTTTCTCCTGTTATGGTTGGTGCGAACCGGTAA
- a CDS encoding phosphatidylglycerophosphatase A family protein, whose translation MAENDSNIPYSLNSKKVADATRSLLHKRGIKLEEIAELVMILQNKYYPNLTMDECMENVDAVLSKREVQNAVLTGIQLDILAEEGNLISPLQEMLANDEGLYGVDEVLAFSIVNVYGSIGFTNYGYIDKLKPGILEQLNDKSSGRVHTFLDDIVGAVAAAASSRIAHRKQAEREIELYGTTEELPKE comes from the coding sequence ATGGCAGAAAACGATTCAAACATTCCATACAGTCTGAACAGCAAGAAGGTAGCGGATGCGACACGGAGCCTGCTGCATAAGCGTGGAATCAAGTTGGAGGAAATCGCGGAACTGGTGATGATCCTTCAGAATAAATACTACCCGAATTTGACCATGGACGAGTGCATGGAGAACGTGGATGCCGTACTCAGCAAACGCGAAGTCCAAAACGCCGTATTAACCGGAATTCAACTAGATATTTTGGCGGAGGAAGGCAATCTCATATCCCCGCTTCAAGAAATGCTGGCCAATGACGAAGGGTTATACGGCGTGGATGAAGTCCTGGCATTTTCCATCGTTAACGTATATGGAAGCATCGGCTTCACCAACTACGGGTATATCGACAAACTCAAACCCGGCATCCTTGAGCAATTGAATGATAAATCAAGCGGCCGTGTACATACCTTTCTCGACGATATCGTCGGCGCGGTTGCCGCAGCCGCCAGCAGCCGGATCGCCCACCGCAAGCAAGCGGAGCGTGAGATCGAGTTGTACGGCACGACCGAAGAGCTTCCAAAAGAATAA